AGCTGCGCCGGAGGCTGGTGCGTGCCCGGCGCGAAACGGCGGACCGGCTGCGCCGGCTCGGCATCGAACCCTGGCTCCTGCCGCGCGGCGGCTTCAACCTGTGGTGCCGCCTGCCGGAAGAGCTCGAATCCGGAGAGGTCGCGCAGGCTGCAATTGCAGAGGGCGTCGTGCTCGCTCCCGGCAATGTCTTCTCCGTTTCGGCGGGCGCGGCGGGTTTCATGCGCTTCAATGTCGCCCATATGCAGGAGCCGCGCGTCTACGCGGCCCTGACGGCCGCGATGCGGCGGGCGGGCGCAGCGAAGGGCCGGGAATCGTAAATTCGGGCGCTGGGAGGCGCGGAATCGCGCCGCATTAAATCTCCCTCAATTCCTTCATGGCATTGGCTGTCTGTCGCATACGAAGGAGAGCCGCATGGCTTTGATCGATTTCCGGACCACGCACAATCAGGTCGTCTACATCAACCCGGACCACGTGGCCTATGTCACGTCCTTCGAGGAGGATGTCAGCATCATCGCGCTGGCGATCACCGGCGCCAGCGGAAAGCCCGTGGTGCTCTATGTGCGCGGCCATGTCGAACTCATCCAGCAGAAGCTCGAAAGAGGCCCCGTTCGCAAGACCGCCGCCGCCTAGAGTTTGTCAGGGAAAAGTGGAAACCGGTTTTCCCGAAAAGACAAACGAAAACAAAAGAATTTAGAGCATGTCTGGTTCAATCTGAACCTGACATGCTCTAGCCTGATCACCGCCGTTTCGCGGCGACGTCGAGCAGCAGGAAGGCCGTGACGACGGCAAGGCCGGCAGCCGTCAGCCATGACCAGGAATAGAGCGGCGACAGGCCTTCGATGAGGAAGGTCAGCACCGGCAGCGCCGCCATCGTCACCATCACGGTATAGGGATCGCAGCGGCCGATGCCGATCTGCAGCAGGTAGAGCGGTGCCAGCACGCCGACCAGCGAGACCGCGAGAAGCGCGGCAACGAGGGGTCCCGACCATTCGATCGCTGCGACATCGGTTCCGAAGGTCATTGCCAGCGACAACGGCAGGATGAGGTAGAACCGGTGCGCGAGAACCGCACCGAACTTCCAGCCCCTCTCCAGCAGCGTCTTCGACGCAACGGTGATCAGCACGGCGCCGATACCCGCCGCAACGCTTGCCGCAAGCCCAAGCCACGCCGTCTTGCCGAAGGAGGCGAAGCCGCTGCCATGGAGGGCTGCCGCCGCGAGGATGGCGCAGCCGGCAAGGATGCCGATGCAGACGACAAGCCGAGCCGCGGATGGATGCTCACCCTTCGTGAGGCGCGCGATGAGGATAGCGAGGATCGGGCCGATGCCGATCTCCACCGCCCCGACGATAGCCGGCTCGATGCGCTTCAGGGCGTAGAAGAAGCTGAGGAAGGTGAGTGCGGTGGCGGCATTGAGCAGCAGCAGCGGCCCGAATGCCCTCGCCCCGGCGCCGCGCCAGGACAGCGCAAGGAAGAACGCCGCCGTGAGGGCGAAGCTGACGAGCACGAAGAAGGGCGTCGGAAGTGACCCCAGCCATGTCCCGTACATAACCTTTCCGATGGCCTGCAGCAGCACCGCAAGCACGATCATGGCGCGGCCGAAAGCGGCTGCCTGTACAGAAGACATGGTTCCTCCCATCGCTGGTCGTATCGAAGACCTGCGCATAACACGGATAGGCTGCATGCTGGCAAGAGCCTGCATCGGCGCAGGGCGTTTTCCATCCCTGCGCCAACGGTTTCGATCAGCCATCCTCGCCGCGAGCCGCCCCGGACAGCGCCGTCCGTTCCGGCAAATCACCGACATCGATGACGATGCGGCTGCCATCCCGCGCGGGCCGGCGCAGGGCGTCCTTGTGGAACGGCGCGGCCTTCAGTCTTCCCGTTTCCTGCAAGGCCTGAAGCCGTGACCGGGACAGGTCCAGTTCCGCGGCAAGAAGCCTGTCGAGCCTCAGCGAACCCTGCACCGGAACCGAAAGGACGATCTCGATCCTGTTCCAGACGGAGGCCTGCGAAAGCACGGTTTTCCGGACCCTGCTTTCGGGGAAGATCTCGATGCGCGGCACCTTCCGCCGCAGCGCCTCGATATCGAAAGCGTGGCGGCGCGCCCATTGCACGTCATTGGATTGCAGGGCCTGCAAGGTCGCGGGGTCGATCTCCCGGATGTTCCGGCGTTCGAAGAGCGAGCGGTTCCAGGTCCTGTCGCAAACCGTGCATTTGTAGATCAGCCAGGCATCGAGCTTCTTGCCATTGGCGTTGAGCCTCAGCCTGTCGCTCGACCGGAACGGTCTTGGCCCGCCGCAGGTGCTGCAGGCGATGATCGGCTGCGGCGCGGCGGTGGGAACGATGGTCCAGCGGACCACAAGAGTATTTTGCATGTCGTCTTGGTCTTCCGAAAGGAAGTTCACCAAGAGGAAGTCATGAGATTCCCGTTACGGGCGCGGCGTGGCGGTTGCTTCGAGGGCGGAAGAGCTGAGGCAGCCGGAAACGGCTGCGCATGGCACAGGTCGACAATGCCAGACCGGTCTCAGACCACCACCCGATGAACAGGGCACGGCTCGGCACGGCAAACGCCATGCTGCTCCGTGGGGTGAACGGGGTGAGACCGGTGTTTACGACGGCAAAACGGAACCTCTGTGCGCCAAAGCTCTTCGCCGCAGCCTTAGCAAATGCCGGCACACATGAAAAGCGCCGACGCTCGGGAACGCGGCGACGCCTAGGCCGTCGCTTCCGTACGACGGGACCGGCGGTTGAGCAGAACGGACACGCCGAGCAGCAGCATGGAGAGCAGCATCACCACGGTCGCGGCGGCGGCGATGGTGGGGGTGAGCGTGTCGCGGGCGATGGTGAACATCTCGCGCGGCAGGGTGCGCTGCCCCGGGCCGGCGAGGAAGACCGTGACGACGACTTCGTCGAGCGACGTGGCGAAGGCGAAGATGGCGCCGGATCCGATGCCCGGCAGGATGGCCGGCAACGTGACGGCCCGGAAGCTCTCGAGCGGCGTCGCACCCATGCTGGCCGCGGCCCAGAGCAGCCGGCGGTCGAGCGCCGTCAGCACGGCGGAGACGGTGACGACCACGAAGGGCACGGCAAGCGCCGTATGCGCCAGAACGAGGCCGATGAAGGTGGCGGTGAGGCCGATCATCGAAAAGAGGAAGTACATGCCGACACCGACGATCACTACCGGCGCGACCATGGGAATGAGCAGGAAACCGTTGATCAGCCGGCGACCCGGCAGGCCGGGCGTGGCAAGCCCGAGCGCCGCCATGGTGCCGAGCGGCGTTGCCAGCGCCGTCGTCGCCACTGCTACCATGAGGCTGTTGGCGAGCGCGTCGGTCCAGGTCGGCGTGGTGAAGAACTCCACATACCAGCGCAGCGAGAAGCCCTTGATCGGGTAGCTGAAGTCGCCGCCCGAATTGAACGAGAAGAGCACGATCACCACCAGCGGCACCATCAGGAAGACGAGGCTCAGGATGGCGACGGTGGCAAGGGCGATATTGCCGCAGCGGGCGGCGGGGGTGATCACGCGCGCGGTCATGGTCCTACCTCCGCTGGCCGTTGCTGCCGCTCGCCAGAAAGTTCTGGAGGGCATAGAGCGACATGGTCGCGGTGAGCAGGATGAGGCCGAGCGAGGAGGCGAGACCCCAGTTGAGCGTGCCCGTGGTGAAGAGCGCGATGTAGTAGCTGATCATCTGGTCCGCCGGGCCGCCGACGAGCATGGGCGTGATATAGAAACCGAGCGTCACCACGAAGACCATCAGCGTGCCGGCCATCATGCCGGGCATGGCTTGCGGCAGATAGACCCGGAAGAAGGCATGGACGGGCGTCGCGCCAAGGGAAAGCGCGGCGCGGTAAAGCCGGGCATCGATGGAGCGCATGTTGCTGAGCAGCGGGAAGATCATGAAGGGCAGCATGACATGCACCAGCGCGACGATGACGCCGAAGCGATTGTAAAGCAGCTGGAACGGCGTATCGATGAGGCCGAGATCCATCAGCAGCGTGTTGATGACGCCGCGATCCTGCAGGAGCGCGAGCCAGGAGGTGGTGCGCACGAGGATCGAGGTCCAGAATGGCAGCAGCACCATCAGCAGGAGGATATTATGCACGCGCGGCGTCTGCCGCAGCAGGAAGGCGCAAAGCGGAAAGGCGATGAGCAGCGTGATCACCGACGTTACCAGTGCGATCACGAAAGTGCGCACGATGATCGATCGGTATAGCCCGCCATCCCGCGAGGGGACGACGCCTTCGACGTAGTCGTGCTTGAGGTCGAAGGCGGAAAGAAGATGGTAGCTGCCTGCCGGCCCCACCGCGCGCTTCATGATCTGCCAACTGCCGTTATCGCCCCATTTCGGATTGATCGAGGCGAGCGGCAGCGTCTTGCCGCCGTCGAGCGCACGCTTGGTGGATTGCAGCAGGGCGCGGAAGCCCGCATCCTCGTAGGAAAGCCGGCGGCTGAGCGATGCGAGCGCCGCACGATCGGCCGCCTTGAGGTCGGCGGCGAGCGCCGTCTCGGCCTCCTCGCCGGGAAGTCCCCTGCCGTCCCAGGAAGCAAGCGCGGCTGATGTCGCCGGAAGCGCGGCCTGCATTTCCGGATCGGCCACGGAGCGCCAGACGATCAGGCCGGCGGGCACGAGAAATGTCGCCATCAGGAAAAGCAGGAGCGGCGCGATCAGCGCATAACCGCGCCACATCGCTCCCCGCTTCCCCACGAACAAACCGCCATCCGACGCCATAGGCCGCTCCCTGCCCGGTTCGAGCCCCGCGCGCAGGACTGCGCGCGGGGTTCTTCATTTTACTTGGCCGACCATTCCGCCCAGCGGGCGGTCAGGGTGTCGATATTGTCGATCCAGAAAGCATCGTCGATCTTCAACACGTTGCCGGCATTTTCCGGCGCGGTCGGCAGGTCGGCGCGCAGCTTGGCGTCGATGAGGTCGAAAGCCTTGGCGGAGGTGATGCCGATCGGCTGGACTTCCGGCAGATGGCTCTGCGGCTCCGCCTCGCCGGCGAACTTCAGGAGATCGTAGGCGGCGTCGACATTCGGCGAGGTCTTGAGAATGACCCAGCTGTCCACGGTCTGCAGCGACTGGTCCCAAACGATGCCGAAGGGCTTGTTTTCCTTGTTGATCGCGTTGGTGACGCGACCGTTAAAGGAGGTCGTCATGACCACCTCGCCGGAGGAGAGCAACTGCATCGGCTGGCCGCCGGAGGACCAGAAGACCAACGAGGACTTGATCGTGTCGAGCTTGGCGAAGGCCCGGTCGACACCCTCGGGCGTCGAGAGCACCTGGTAGACCTCGTCCGGCTTCACGCCGTCGGCAAGCAGGGCGAATTCCAGGCTGGTCTTCGGCGAATTGCGCATGGAGCGCTTGCCCGGATATTTCGCAAGGTCGAAGAAATCGGCCCAGCTCGGCGGCGCGCTGATGCGCGACTTGTCGTAAGCGAGAACGTGATTGTAGATCGCCGCGCCGATGCCGCATTCGCTGACGGCGCCCTGCACGTAATTGTCCTTGCCGCCGAGGCGGTCGACGTCGAGCGGCAGGATCAGCCCTTCCTCGCAGGCGATCTGCAGTTCCTCGCTCTCGGCGATCACGATGTCCCAGCCGCTGTCGCCGCTTTCCACCTTGGTGCGCAGCACGCCGATACCGTTCTCCCAGGTGTCTTCCACCACCTTCTTGCCGCTCTTTTCCTGGTAGGGCACGAAGATGGCGTTGTGCTGGGCTTCCTGGAACGTGCCGCCGTTGGAGACGATCACGAGGTCGCGGGCATTGGCGGCCGCAAGCGGCACGACGCTGGCCATGAGGAAGGCGAGAAGCGTTTTCTTGAGCATGTCTATTCCCCTTTTTCGTTTGAAGTCATGCACTATGCGAGAACCAGCGCATCGGCCGCCGGCACGGAGAGCGACACCGTCCCGCCGGCCCCCGGCAGGCAGGCGCCCGATTGCGGATTGAGTTTGATCTGCAGCGATTGCCCGCCCGGTATGTCCACGCGCACCCGCACATGGTCGCCATGGAAGGCGCTTTCGCTGACGGTGCCGTCGAGCCGGTTCGGCCCGGCGGCAGCAGGCGAAATGGATTCCGGCCGCGCGACGAAGACGGCGGGGCCGCCCACCGCAAGCCCCTCGCCCGCCCGCGCCGAAAGCACGGTGCCGCCGGCAAGGCGGATGTCGGCCATGCCGTCCGAAAGCGCCGTCACAGTGCCTTCCAGCATGTTGGTTTCGCCGAGGAAGCTCGCGACGAAGCGGTTGCGCGGCCGGGTGTAGATCTCGGTCGGCGAGGTGATCTGCTGGATGCGGCCCTGATGGAAGACCGCGACGCGGTCCGACATGGTCAGCGCCTCGTCCTGGTCATGCGTGACATAGACGAAGGTGAGGCCGAGCTGGCGGTGGATGTTCTTGATCTCGGTCTGCATCTGCTCGCGCAGCGCCTTGTCGAGCGCGCCGAGCGGTTCGTCCATCAGCACCATGCGCGGCCGGTAGACGAGCGCGCGGGCAAGCGCCACGCGCTGCTGCTGGCCGCCCGAAAGCTGAGCGGGATGGCGGTCGGCGAAACTGGTGAGATGCACCAGCGCCAGCGCCTCTTCCACCCGCCGCCGCCGCTCGGCCGCATCGACCTTGCGCACGCCGAGCGGGAAGGCGATGTTTTCCGCCACGCTCATATGCGGGAACAGCGCGTAGCTCTGGAACACCACGCCCATGTCGCGCCGGTAGGGCGGCAGGCCGGTAATGTCGCGGCCCTCGAAGGTGATGGTGCCGGCATCCGGCCACTCGAAGCCGGCCAGCATCATCAGCGTCGTCGTCTTGCCCGAGCCGCTGGGGCCGAGCAATGTCAGGAACTCGCCCCTGGCGATGTCGAGATCCAGCCCGTCGACCACGGTCGTCTTGCCGTCGTACCGCTTGGTGACGGACCGGAAGGAAACGATGGGAGCCCCCTCTCCCGTCTGGCGCTCCGGGCTCGTCATCGGCCGAGCTGCCCCTCTACCTCTTCGATGCCACCCTTGACGGCAGCGACGATGGCCTCGATGTCACCGGGCGCGGCGACGAGCGGCGGCGAGAAGACCAGGGTCGGCCCCAGCGCCCGCAGCAGCACGCCGCGCGCCTTCACGGCGTCGGCGACCTTCGCCCCGATGCCGGCGGCCGGCGCGAAGGGCCGCTTTTCCGCCTTGTCCTCGACGAATTCAACGGCGGCCATCAGGCCGATGCCGCGCACGTCGCCGACGATGGAGGAGCCGGCGAGAGCACGAAGCCCGTCCTGCAGGATCGGCGCCTTGGCGCGCACCTGGCCGCAGATGTCGATCTCGTCGTAGATTTTCAGCGTCTCGTTCGCGACGGCAGCGCCCACCGGATGGCCGCCATAGGTGTAGCCGTGGCCGAAGCCGCCGAGTTGCGCGGTGAAATCGGCGACCGCCTGATAGACGCGGTCGGTCATCATCAGCGCAGAGATGGGGAAATAGGCCGAGGACAGACCCTTGGCGCAGGTCAGCATGTCCGGTTCCAGCCCATAGAGCTGCGAGCCCCAATAGGCGCCCGTACGTCCGAAGCCGCAGATCACCTCGTCGGCGACGAACAGGATCTCGTATTTGCGCAGGATGCGCTGGACATGATCGAAATAGCCGCGCGGCGGCACCACGACGCCGCCCGTGCCCATGACGGGCTCGGCGAAGAAAGCGGAGATCGTCTCCGGCCCCTCGCGCAGGATCAGCGCCTCCAGCTCCTCGCCGAGGCGGGCCGAATAGGCCTCCTCGGTCTCGTCCGCCAGCATGCCGCGATAGGTGTCCGGGCAGGAGACATGCAGGAAGCCCGGCAGCGGCAGGCCCCAGCCATTGTGCATGTTGGGCAGGCCCGTGAGGCTGGCCGAGGCGATGGTCGTGCCGTGATAGGCGCGCTGACGGCCGATGATCTTGCGCTTTTCCGGCTTGCCGATGGCCGCGTGGTAGAACCAGGAAAGCTTGATTGCCGTATCGACCGCCTCCGAGCCGGACGCCTGGAACAGCGCCTTGGACATCGGCGACGGGGCACGGGCGATCAGCGCCTCGGCAAGATCGATCACCGGCTCGCTGGTGCGATGGGCGAAGGTCTGGATATAGGGCAGCTTGAGCATCTGGGCATGGGCGACCTCGACGAGACGACGCTCGGAATAGCCGAGCGAGGCGCACCACAGGCCTGCCATGCCGTCGATGAGCTGCTGCCCGTCCGTATCGCTTATGCGAACACCGTCACCCGAATCGACGATGGCCGGCCCCACCTGCTCATGCAGGCGAAAATTGGTCTGAGGATGGGCGTGGAATTTGATATCGCGACCCGAAGCGGAGTTTGGAATAATCTGATTCATCACAGGCCCTCCCGTCTATCGTTTCTCATTACAAAATTGCGTTTTGCATTACAAGACAAATTTTGTACAAATGCGAAGCGGACTTGTGCACCGGCCATCGGGGCGTTAGCTCTTGGAAACGGAATGCAGGCGGAACGCATCAACGAACGGGGAAACACGCGATGAATGAAAAGATGCGCTCGGACGGGGGTGTGAAATCCGTTCAGATGGCGTTCGATGTGCTGGAGGCCGTGGCGGCGGCGCCGGACGAGATCGGCGTCAGCGAACTGGCCGTCCTGCTCGGCACCACGAAGGGCACGGTCTTCCGCCATTTGCAGACGCTGGCGGAACGCGGTTATGTGGATCAGAACCCCGTCTCTTCCCGCTACAAGCTCGGCATGCGTTCCTATTTCATCGGGCAGGTCGCCGCCGCGCGCATCGAACTGCTCTCCGCCTCCACCGAGGCGATCTCGACGCTGCGCGACGAGATCGGCGAAACCGTGGTGGTCTCGGCGCTGCGCGGCACGAGCCTCGTGGTGATGAAGACCGTGTTCGGCAAGTCGAACCTCGAGATCGGCGTGCGGCAGGGCAGCGAACTGGTGCTGCATGGCACGGCGCAGGGCAAGATCGCGCTTGCCTTCAGCCGCAAGCCGCTGCTCCAGCAGATTCTGCGCAAGCCGCTTACGGCGCTTACCGATCAGACGCTGACGGATCCCGCGGCGCTGGAGGCCGATATCGAACGCGCCCGTCGGCAGGGCTATATCACAGCCGCCAACGAAGAGACCTTCGGCATCAATGCAGTGGCCGCTCCGGTGCTCGACGGCACCGGCGACCTTGCCGGCACCATCGCCATCGTCGGTTCCATCCAGAACATCAAGGCGATGCCCGACGAGGCCCAGGTACAGGCGCTCCTGAAGGCGAGCCTGCGCATCTCCTGGAACCTCGGCTACGACAAGATGGCGATCGGCAACCGCTAGAGTTTGTCAGGGAAAAGTGGGAACCGGTTTTCCCGAAAAGACAAACGAAAACAAAAGAATTCAGAGCATGTCTGGTTCAATCTGAACCTGACACGCTCCAGGCTGGAAAACCAAAGAGGGTGGCGGGATTGTCGCTGAGGATCGTGCGCAGCAGGGCCTTGTCGCCATCGCAGTAGCGGTTGAGCAGGTCGAGAAGGTCGCCGTCATTGGGCGGCGGGGTCTTCGACAGGGGATGCGGCCAGTCGCTTGCCCAGAGCACGCGGTCGGGCGCGGCAGAGATATAGGTGCGGGCAATCCCCGCCGCATCGGCCCAGGGCGGTCCTTCCGCCGAAATCTTGTGTCCGTTGGACAGCAGCACCCAGACATTGCCGCGCCGGAGGAGGTCGCAGACCTTCGCCACGGTCGGGCCGTCCAGACCCTCGCGGATATCCGGCCGGCCCATATGGTCGATGACGACGGGCAGATCGAGCTTCTCATAGAGCGAAACGCTGTCGAGAATGCCCGCCTGCCCCGGCTGGATCTTGATGTACCAGCCAAGCTCCTTCGCCCGCGCGACGGCGCGCGCGAAGGCCGCCTCGTCGGGCAACAGGTTGACCGCGCCGAGGAAATTGAACCGCGCGCCGCGCACCCCCGCCGCATCTAGCAAGCCGATGGCCCGGTCGTCGAGGTCGAGAAGCGACGCGCCGATGGTGCAGCCGCGATAGTTTGGGCCGGCAATGGCAAGCGCATCCAGCATCGCGCTGTTGTCCGTGCCGTAGGTGGTCGCCTGCACGATGACGCCGCGCGCAATGCCGAGGACCGCGTGCATGCGCAGCGCTTCGGCAATAGTCGCCTGCGGCATCTGGTAGGCCGCGCCCGGCCGTACGGGATAGGTCTCCGGCGGGCCGAAGACGTGAAACTGGCAATCCGTCGCCCCGGCCGGCACCGCGAAGGCGGGGCCGTGCGGAGCGGGATCGAAGGGGAAATACTCGCTCATGGCGCAGTTTCCTTCTCGGGCAGAACAGCGACGAAATCGCACTGGATTTCCAGCCGTCCCTCAAGGTCGGCCTGAAGGCTATGGCGTGCCGGGCGGCTCGCCTCGTCCGGGAACATCGCCAGCCATTCCCGGTTCAGCGCCTCGCGCCGCGACCGGTCGCGCATCCAGACGTTGATTTTCAGAATATCGTCCGTCGTGCCGCCGGCCGCTTCCACGATGCTGCGCACATGCGCGAACAGGAAACGGCACTGCGCCTCCATGCCCTCGGCGACCTCGCCGGTCTCGGGATCGACGCCGTTGATGATGCCCGACATCACGAGATTGCCGATCCGCGCGGCATTGGGGATGGGGTTCTTGTGCCGGAACCCCGGAATGTGGATGGAAACGCGTCTCACAGGATCACTCCCTGCAGCAGCCAGAGGACGAGGATGAGGACGAGGCCGACCAGCACGGTGAGCCAGGCACTGCCGACCAGCGCCCGGTGTCCGGCGAGCGGCACGCCGGCCCGCCGGACGGTGGCGAGCGCCGCTTCGAATTCCGCCGCACGCGGAAAAGCGAAGCGGTGCTCGCGCCCGGCGATGACCAAGTCTATCGTCATCGCCGCCCGGTCGGCGACGCAGCCGGTCGCCTCCGTGAGCCGGGCTGCGAAGTCCGGTTCGCCGCCCTCAAGCGAGGCGATGGCGACGGGGTCGGTAACGAGATGCCGGAACTCCATGACCCACCCCGCCCCTTTCGCTAGGCGCCGATCTGGCTGACGAACTTGTGCGCGAGATAGGCTTCCAGCCCTTCGCTGCCGCCTTCGCTACCGTGGCCGCTGTCCTTGACACCGCCGAAGGGCGTTTCGGACGCAGCAAGGCCGAAATGGTTGATCGAGACCATGCCGGACTCGACCTCGTCGGCAAGGCGGGCCGCATTCGCGCTGGAACGGGTGAAGGCATAGGCGCCGAGGCCGACCGGGAGACGGTTCGCCTCCGCGATCGCCGCATCCAGCCCGTCGAAGCGATTGACGATGGCGAGCGGCCCGAAGGGTTCCTCGCTCATCACCCGCGCGGCCAGCGGCACGTCGGCCAGCACCGTCGGCGCATAGAAATTGCCCTGATTGCCGATGCGCCGACCGCCGGTGACGAGCCTCGCCCCCTTTTCCACCGCATCGCGCACCAATCCGTCGATGGCATCGATGCGCCGTGCATGGGCGAGTGGCCCCATTTGCGTGCCCGCCGCCGCGCCGTCGCCGACAACGAGGCCTTCGGCAATGGTCGTGAAGCGTTCGAGGAAGTTTTCATGCACCGCGCTGTCGACGAGATAACGCGTCGGCGAGGTGCAGATCTGGCCCGCATTACGGAATTTCGTGCCGGCCCCGAGCGTCGCTACGGCCGCCACATCGACGTCGCCGCAGACGATGAACGGCGCATGGCCGCCAAGCTCCATGGTCGTGCGCTTGAGGTGCTGGCCCGCCATCGCCGCAAGCTGCCGCCCGACCGCGACCGAGCCGGTAAAGGAAATCTTGCGGATGACCGGGGACGGAATGAGATGGCCGGAAATCTCCGCCGGCACGCCGAAGACGAGATTGACGACGCCCGCCGGCACGCCCGCCTCAGCGAAACATTTGACGAGTTCGATGGCGCAGGTCGGCGTTTCCTCCGGCGCCTTGGCGATGATGGTGCAGCCGGCGGCGAGTGCCGCCGCGATCTTGCGCACCAGCTGCCCGCAGGGGAAGTTCCACGGGCTGAAGGCGGCAACGGGGCCTACGGGTTCGGCGACGGTCATCTGCCGCGCGCCGGGAATGCGCGAGGGAATGACGCGGCCATAGGCGCGGCGGCCTTCCTGTGCATACCAGTCGATGAAATCGGCGGTCGCGCCCGCTTCCATGCGCGCCTCGGCAAGCGGCTTGCCCTGCTCGCGGGTAATGGCGGCGGCGATGGTCTCGGCGCGCTCGCGCACGAGGCCCGCGGCCTTGGCGAGGATCTGGTAGCGTTCGAAGGCGGTGGTGCGCCTCCAGGCGGCGAAGCTGCGCTCGGCGGCGGCAAGCGCCCGGTCGAGATCGGCGACCTCGGCGAAGGCGACGTCACCGATGTCCTGGCCGGTCGCGGGATTGACGACTTTGCCGCGGCGCGTGCCGCTGCCGGCGGTCCAGGCGCCGTCGATGAACAGGGATGCGGTCATGGGCTGATCCTCTCAGGCATATTCGGGACGGGCGGGGGTGAAGACATCGAGGTTGAAGGCCGGCTCGTCGCCGACCACCTCGACATAATGCGTGACGCCGCCCGGAATCTTGGCGAGACCGCCCGGCCCCAGCCGCACCACGTCGTCGCCGATGTGGAAATCGACGAGGCCGGAAAGGATGTAGACGATCTGCTCGTTGGGGTGGGAATGCGGCCGTGTCTCGTGGCCCGGCCAGAGCCGGTGCAGCGCCAGCGTCGCGCCGTCGCCGGAAAAGGCCTTGCGCTCGATGCCCGGACGCACCGGCGTCCAGTCCATGGCTTCCCAATCGACCGTATGGATGTTCATGTCTGCCTCCGTCATTCGTGTGAGGCGGCATCCGCCAGACGCTTCACCCGCCGGGCCTCGGCGAGGAGAAAGCTCTGGTCCGAGCCGCAGATGAAGAAAGTGATGCCGAGCCGCCGATAGGCCGCGATGGCCTCTGGCGCGCCGACATAGATGCCGACCGTTCGGCCGTGCCGGCGCCCGGCCTCGGCAACGGCCTCGATGGCATGGGCAAGACGCGGATCGTCCGGCTTGCAGCCGAGCGACAGGGCAAGGTCGGCCGGGCCGATGAAGAGCACGTCGACGCCCTCCATCGCGGCGATGGCGTCGATGCGTTCGACCGCCTCCGCATCCTCGATCTGCACCGCGATCACCCGCTCACCATCTGCACGCTCGCGGTAGGCCGCGGGCACGTCGGTGCCATAGCCGCCCGCGCGCACCGAGGGCGAGAAGCCCCGGCGGCCGCGGTGGAAATCGGCAGCCTCCAGCACGGCAAGCGCATCTTCCGGTCCGCGCACATGCGGCACGACCACGCCGCGCGCGCCGAGATCCAGCACGGACGCGATGGCCGAGGCATCGTTGCGCGCCACGCGCACCAGCACCGGCCAGCCGCCCGAGCAGGCGACCATGCGGTCGATATCGGCCACGGTGACGGGCGCATGCTCGCCGTCCGCGACGGCGAAATCCAGTCCGGCGCGGGAGAGGATTTCGACGGAATGGAAGGCCGGCGTCTTGAGGAACGTGCCGACCAGCACATCGCCCCGCCGCACGCGCGCCGTGAAGGACGCGTCGCTCATCCCGCGTCCCCGATGAACTCGGCGGCGTTGGTGGCGACCATCTTGCGGATATCCGCCTTGGCGTAACCGAGATCGAGCAGCAGGCCGATCATCTGGCGGAAGCCCTCGACGGGCGTCGGGTTGTTCTTCTGCCCGAGATCGGAACCGAAGAAGGTGTTGTCGACGCCGGCGGCGGCGATGACCTTCCTCAGATGATCGTGGTCGAAGAGGTAGAAGGTGGACGGCACGAACATGCAGATCGAATGCTCGATCTTCACACCCATGCGGGCGAGCTGCGCGACGTCCTCGAAGGAGCCGTCGTTGACATAGGTCGGGTGGTTGAGGAAGAGCC
This genomic stretch from Roseateles sp. XES5 harbors:
- a CDS encoding EamA family transporter, which codes for MSSVQAAAFGRAMIVLAVLLQAIGKVMYGTWLGSLPTPFFVLVSFALTAAFFLALSWRGAGARAFGPLLLLNAATALTFLSFFYALKRIEPAIVGAVEIGIGPILAILIARLTKGEHPSAARLVVCIGILAGCAILAAAALHGSGFASFGKTAWLGLAASVAAGIGAVLITVASKTLLERGWKFGAVLAHRFYLILPLSLAMTFGTDVAAIEWSGPLVAALLAVSLVGVLAPLYLLQIGIGRCDPYTVMVTMAALPVLTFLIEGLSPLYSWSWLTAAGLAVVTAFLLLDVAAKRR
- a CDS encoding DUF1062 domain-containing protein, with translation MQNTLVVRWTIVPTAAPQPIIACSTCGGPRPFRSSDRLRLNANGKKLDAWLIYKCTVCDRTWNRSLFERRNIREIDPATLQALQSNDVQWARRHAFDIEALRRKVPRIEIFPESRVRKTVLSQASVWNRIEIVLSVPVQGSLRLDRLLAAELDLSRSRLQALQETGRLKAAPFHKDALRRPARDGSRIVIDVGDLPERTALSGAARGEDG
- a CDS encoding ABC transporter permease; translated protein: MTARVITPAARCGNIALATVAILSLVFLMVPLVVIVLFSFNSGGDFSYPIKGFSLRWYVEFFTTPTWTDALANSLMVAVATTALATPLGTMAALGLATPGLPGRRLINGFLLIPMVAPVVIVGVGMYFLFSMIGLTATFIGLVLAHTALAVPFVVVTVSAVLTALDRRLLWAAASMGATPLESFRAVTLPAILPGIGSGAIFAFATSLDEVVVTVFLAGPGQRTLPREMFTIARDTLTPTIAAAATVVMLLSMLLLGVSVLLNRRSRRTEATA
- a CDS encoding ABC transporter permease; amino-acid sequence: MWRGYALIAPLLLFLMATFLVPAGLIVWRSVADPEMQAALPATSAALASWDGRGLPGEEAETALAADLKAADRAALASLSRRLSYEDAGFRALLQSTKRALDGGKTLPLASINPKWGDNGSWQIMKRAVGPAGSYHLLSAFDLKHDYVEGVVPSRDGGLYRSIIVRTFVIALVTSVITLLIAFPLCAFLLRQTPRVHNILLLMVLLPFWTSILVRTTSWLALLQDRGVINTLLMDLGLIDTPFQLLYNRFGVIVALVHVMLPFMIFPLLSNMRSIDARLYRAALSLGATPVHAFFRVYLPQAMPGMMAGTLMVFVVTLGFYITPMLVGGPADQMISYYIALFTTGTLNWGLASSLGLILLTATMSLYALQNFLASGSNGQRR
- a CDS encoding ABC transporter substrate-binding protein, with the translated sequence MLKKTLLAFLMASVVPLAAANARDLVIVSNGGTFQEAQHNAIFVPYQEKSGKKVVEDTWENGIGVLRTKVESGDSGWDIVIAESEELQIACEEGLILPLDVDRLGGKDNYVQGAVSECGIGAAIYNHVLAYDKSRISAPPSWADFFDLAKYPGKRSMRNSPKTSLEFALLADGVKPDEVYQVLSTPEGVDRAFAKLDTIKSSLVFWSSGGQPMQLLSSGEVVMTTSFNGRVTNAINKENKPFGIVWDQSLQTVDSWVILKTSPNVDAAYDLLKFAGEAEPQSHLPEVQPIGITSAKAFDLIDAKLRADLPTAPENAGNVLKIDDAFWIDNIDTLTARWAEWSAK
- a CDS encoding ABC transporter ATP-binding protein, giving the protein MTSPERQTGEGAPIVSFRSVTKRYDGKTTVVDGLDLDIARGEFLTLLGPSGSGKTTTLMMLAGFEWPDAGTITFEGRDITGLPPYRRDMGVVFQSYALFPHMSVAENIAFPLGVRKVDAAERRRRVEEALALVHLTSFADRHPAQLSGGQQQRVALARALVYRPRMVLMDEPLGALDKALREQMQTEIKNIHRQLGLTFVYVTHDQDEALTMSDRVAVFHQGRIQQITSPTEIYTRPRNRFVASFLGETNMLEGTVTALSDGMADIRLAGGTVLSARAGEGLAVGGPAVFVARPESISPAAAGPNRLDGTVSESAFHGDHVRVRVDIPGGQSLQIKLNPQSGACLPGAGGTVSLSVPAADALVLA